One stretch of Brachyhypopomus gauderio isolate BG-103 unplaced genomic scaffold, BGAUD_0.2 sc190, whole genome shotgun sequence DNA includes these proteins:
- the LOC143502108 gene encoding hatching enzyme 1.2-like yields the protein MEPRASLYILALLLGLYQALSLTEHQHVDIISHIITINNGSSEQLVEGDILLPSTRNALVCRSNNCFWHKSSTGVVQVPYVVSKDFSSSDLNVITSAMASFHSKTCIRFVRRTVEPDYISIQNLNGCYSSIGRTGGSQVISLSKDGCVYHGIVEHELNHALGFYHEHTRSDRDKYVRINWQNIDPSMQSNFNKENTNNLNTPYDYTSVMHYGRTAFSVNGQYTITPIPDASVVIGQREELSTIDVKRIKILYNC from the exons ATGGAGCCCAGAGCCTCTCTCTACATTCTAGCCCTGCTGCTGGGTCTCTAccaggctctctctctcacagaacATCAGCATGTGGACATCATTTCACACATTATCACCATCAACAATG GATCTAGTGAACAGTTGGTGGAGGGAGACATACTTTTGCCAAGTACCAGGAATGCTCTGGTCTGCCGGAGTAACAACTGCTTTTGGCACAAGTCTTCAACTGGAGTAGTGCAGGTCCCTTATGTCGTGAGTAAAGATTTCT CTTCTTCTGACCTGAATGTAATTACCAGTGCCATGGCATCCTTCCACAGCAAAACCTGCATTCGCTTTGTTCGCAGAACGGTTGAACCTGATTACATCAGCATTCAGAACCTAAATGG GTGCTACTCTTCTATTGGCAGAACAGGTGGTTCTCAGGTGATCTCTCTCAGCAAAGACGGATGTGTGTACCATGGTATCGTTGAGCATGAGTTGAACCACGCGCTCGGTTTCTACCATGAGCATACCAGGAGTGACCGTGACAAGTATGTCAGGATCAACTGGCAAAACATTGACCCATCAATGCAGTCCAATTTTAACAAGGAGAACACCAACAACCTCAACACACCATATGACTACACCTCCGTGATGCACTATGGAAGAACTGCTTTCTCTGTTAACGGCCAGTACACCATCACTCCTATTCCTGATGCTTCAGTGGTGATAGGGCAGAGAGAGGAACTCTCTACCATTGATGTCAAGAGGATCAAAATTCTGTATAATTGCTAA